In Sporolactobacillus pectinivorans, one DNA window encodes the following:
- a CDS encoding rhodanese-like domain-containing protein, with amino-acid sequence MSQYKTKHINDFTKKELQELGSKGQLIDVRQPEEFELGHIKNALLHSVENIETFKQSKNKTYYIYCKSGNRSRKASQFLAQRGYDVVNLDGGYTAYEQQHHNDNLSKVKEDREIKDNRKMFNYSNLQCPGPIVNISKEIKNIAIGDQIEVVVTDHGFLNDIKSWV; translated from the coding sequence ATGTCACAATATAAAACGAAACACATTAATGATTTCACTAAAAAAGAATTACAAGAATTGGGTTCTAAGGGTCAATTAATTGACGTTCGACAGCCTGAAGAATTTGAATTAGGACACATTAAAAATGCTTTATTACATTCAGTTGAAAATATAGAGACTTTTAAACAAAGCAAAAATAAAACTTACTATATCTATTGTAAAAGTGGTAATAGAAGTAGAAAAGCCAGTCAATTTCTTGCACAACGTGGATACGATGTGGTGAATTTAGACGGAGGTTATACCGCATACGAACAACAACATCATAATGATAATTTATCTAAAGTAAAAGAAGATAGAGAAATTAAAGATAATCGTAAGATGTTCAATTATAGTAATCTACAATGTCCAGGACCTATTGTTAATATTAGTAAAGAAATCAAAAACATCGCTATTGGTGATCAAATAGAAGTTGTTGTGACTGATCACGGATTTTTAAATGATATTAAAAGTTGGGTC